The following nucleotide sequence is from Dyella sp. BiH032.
GTCCGCTACATCGACCGCTTCCTGATGTTCTACATCCGCACCGCCGACCGCCTGCAACGCACCAGCGTGTGGCGCGACAACCTGGAAGGCGGCCTGGATTACCTGCGCGACGTGATCGTCCACGACAAGCTCGGCATCGCCGCCGAACTCGAAGCGGAGATGGCGCAGGTCGTGGATGCCTACGAATGCGAGTGGAAACGGGCCGTCACCGACCCCCAGGTGCGCAACCGCTTCCGCCACTTCGTCAACAGCGATGCCGGCGACGACCAGGTGGCTTTCGTGCCGGAGCGCGGGCAGATACGGCCGGCGACGCCGCAGGAGAAGCGCACGCTTCGCGGCATCCCGGTGGTGGTCGAGACGGAGTGAGGCGATGAACCAGGTACTCGAAGAGACTGGCTGGACCACCGTCTGCACGATCGGCGACATCGTGCCCGAGGCCGGCGTCTGCGCGCTGGTGGACGGCGAACAGGTCGCGGTGTTCCGCGTCGGCGGCGAGCTTTACGCGATCGACAATGTCGATCCATGCTCGGGCGCGGCGGTGCTGTCGCGCGGGCTGGTCGGCAGCCTGGGTGAGCGGGTGGTGGTGGCCTCGCCGATCCACAAGCAGCACTTCGACCTGCGCACCGGCGAATGCCTGGAAACGCCACGGCATGCCGTCCGCACATGGCGCGTGCGGCGACAGGGCGATGGCGTGCAGGTAGGGCGCGGCGGCGCATGAGGGGAGCGGCGTCCACCACCTGTCCCTATTGCGGCGTGGGTTGCGGCGTATTGGCTGGCGTGGATGCCGAAGGCATTGCGCGGGTGAAGGGCGATCCGGCGCACGCGTCGAATCATGGGCGCCTGTGCGTCAAGGGCGCGGCACTGGGCGATACGGTCGGCCTGGAAGGGCGCCTGCTGCATCCGATGTTGCGCGGGGCGGACGGTGCGCTGCAGCGGGCCGGCTGGGACGAGGCGATCCGACGCGTGGCCGACGGCTTCGCGCGCATCGTCGCGGAGCATGGCCCGGACGCGGTGGCGTTCTATGTCTCCGGGCAGTTGCTGACCGAGGACTATTACGTCGTCAACAAGCTCGCCAAGGGTTATCTCGGCACCGCCAACATCGACACCAACTCGCGGCTTTGCATGTCCTCTGCCGTGGCGGGCCACAAGCGCGCGTTCGGCGAGGACGTGGTCCCCGGTTGCTACGAGGACCTGGAGCAGGCCGACGTGGTGGTGCTGGTCGGCTCCAATACAGCCTGGTGCCATCCAGTGCTGTTCCAGCGCATCGCGGCGGCGCGTGAAAGGCGCGAGGGACCGCGGCTAGTGGTGATCGATCCGCGCTTCACCGCGACTTGCGAACCGGCGGACCTGCATCTGCCGATCCGGCCCGGCACCGACGTGCGGCTGTTCAATGGCCTGCTGTCGTTCCTGTTCCGGCATGGCGTCATCGATCCGGCCTTCATCGATGCGCATACTGACGGTTTCAACCAGGCACTGGCGGCCGCCGAGGCGGAAGCGGGCGATCCAGCCGAGGTGGCGCGCCGCTGCGGTTTGCAGGAAGCCGACGTGCTCGCGTTCTATCGCCTGTTCGCCAGGCACGAGAAGGTGGTCACACTGTTCTCGCAGGGCGTCAACCAGTCCACCAGCGGAACGGACAAGGTCAACGCCATCATCAATTGCCATCTCGCTACCGCGCGCATTGGCCGCTCAGGCATGGGGCCGTTCTCCATCACGGGCCAGCCCAATGCGATGGGCGGTCGCGAAGTGGGCGGGCTGGCGAACATGCTCGCGGCGCACCTGGAATTGCAGGACCCAGTGCATCGGGACATCGTGCAGTCGTACTGGCAGTCCCCGCACGTGGCCGACAAGCCCGGCCTCAAGGCGGTCGAGCTGTTCGATGCGATCGGGGAGGGGCGGGTCAAGGCGGTCTGGATCATGGCGACCAATCCTGTGGTGAGTCTGCCCGACGCCGACCGCGTTCGCGCGGCGCTTGCCCGCTGCGAGCTGGTGGTGGCTTCGGACATCGTCGAGCGCACCGACACCAATGCCTTCGCTCACGTGCTGCTGCCGGCGCTGGGCTGGGGCGAGAAGAACGGCACGGTGACCAACTCCGAGCGCCGCATCTCGAGACAGCGGCCATTCCTGTCCGCGCCGGGCGAGGCGCGCGCCGACTGGCGCGTGGTCTGCGACGTGGCGAGGCAGATGGGGTTCGGGCACGGCTTTGCCTTCGAGCATCCGCGCGACATCTTCGTCGAGCACGCGGGACTCACTGCCTTCCGCAATCACGAGGCGGCGACCGATGGCTTGCCCGCGGCGCTCAGGCGCCTGCACCTGGGAGCGCTGGCCCGGCTCGACCGGCAGGCGTACGACGCGCTCGATCCGGTGCAATGGCCGGTGACGGAAGCGGGGAGTGGCACGCCACGCCTGTTTGCGGATGGCGCTTTCAGCCATGCGGACGGACGCGCGCGCTTCGTCGCCACGGTTTCGCGCGCACCGGCCCATGCCGTCGATCGCGAATATCCGCTGGTGCTCAACACCGGCCGCATCCGCGACCAATGGCACACCATGACGCGCACCGCGCGTTCGCCACGTCTCACCGGACACATTGGCGAACCCTTCGTCGACATGCATCCGCACGACGCGCTGCGCTCCGGTGTGCGCGACGGCGAACTGGCGCGGGTGAGCTCGCGCTGGGGGGCGATGGTCGCGCGTGTGCGGCACGGCGGCGGGATCCTGGCCGGCAGCGTGTTCGCGCCGATCCACTGGAGCGACCAGTTCGCCTCGGACGCGCGCGTCGGCGGCGTGGTGAATCCGGCGGTCGACCCGGTGTCCGGCGAACCGGAGTTCAAGCACACGCCGGTGCGGATCGAGCCCTTTCCGGTGCGTTGGTACGGCTTCGCGCTCAGTCGCCGGCCCTTGCCCGCATCGGCATTGAGCTACTGGACACTGATTCGCGGCGACCGTTTCCTGCGTTACGAACTCGCCAACCGCGAACGGCCGGCTGACAGCGAGGCGTGGGCGCGCGCATGGCTCGGCGTGGACGACGCGCAAGCCGACTGGCTGGCCTTCGAGGATCGCGAGACCGGCGTGTATCGCGCGGCCCACGTGCGCGATGGTCGCATCGAATCCTGTTTGTTCCTGGCGGCGCAGCCACACTTGCCGTCGCGCCAGTGGCTGTCGTCCTTGTTCGGGCGCGAACGGTTGGACGAAACCGACCGCATGGCGCTGCTCTCGGGCGAGCCGCCGGGCGGAGGTGGCGACCCTGGACCGGTGGTGTGTTCCTGTTTCGGCGTGGGCCGCAACACGATTTGCGACGCCATCCGTGCCAACGATCTGGACCTGCCGGCGCAGATCACCGCGGAACTGCGCGCCGGCGGTAACTGCGGCTCCTGTATTCCCGAACTGCGCCGGCTGATCGCCGAGACGCGCGCGACCACCGAGGCATGAGCGGCATGGAGGCAGCCGGAGGACAAGCCATGAAGCTTTATCCGCTTTTCGCCGATCTGAAGGGGCTGCCGGTTCTGGTGGTCGGAGGTGGCGGCGTTGCCAGGCGCAAGGTCGTCGCGCTGTGCGAGGCGGGTGCGCTCGTCCGCGTCGGCGCGCCGCAGCTCGAGCCTGAACTGGCGGCATGGGCCGACGACGGCCGGATCGCCTGGCTGCGCGGCGCCTACGAGTCCGCCTGGCTCGATGGCGTCTGGCTGGTGGTCGCGGCCACCGACGACCGTGAACTCAATGCACGGATCGCCGCCGATGCCGGTGAGCGGCGTATCTTCGCCAATATCGTGGATGACGCGGCCTTGTCGCGCTTCCACGTGCCGGCGATCGTCGACCGTTCCCCGCTGACGATCGCCATTTCCACCGCTGGCGCAGCGCCCGCGCTGGCGAGCCGGTTGCGCGAAACGCTGGAACGCGTGGTGGACCATGCGTTCGGCGAGCTGGTCCGGTTGGCGCAGCGGCACCGCGCGCGCATCACGGGGCGATTCGTCGATCTCGCGGAGCGCCGCGGTTTCTATGGCTGGCTGCACGATGGCCCAGTGCTGTCGTTGCTCCGGCGGTCGCGTCCGCTGGATGCCGAGCGTGCACTGCTCGGTGCGTTGCAGGCACCGAGCGGCGCGGCGGCGAAAGGCTCCGTCGTCCTGGTCGGCGCCGGCCCTGGGCATCCGGGCTTGCTGACGCTCTCGGCCCTGCGCGCGCTCGGCGAAGCCGACGTGATTCTCCACGATCAACTCGTGAGCGCGGACGTGCTCGCGATGGCGCGACGCGACGCCGAGCGCATCGATGTCGGCAAGCGCTGCGGCGGTCGTCACGTGAAGCAGGAGCACACGCATCAGCTGATGCTCATGCATGCGCGCGCCGGGCGGCGGGTCGTGCGCCTGAAGGGCGGCGATCCGTTTGTGTTCGGTCGCGGTGGTGAGGAGCTGGCCTTTCTGCGCCGGCATGGCGTGGACGTCGAGATCGTGCCGGGGGTGACGGCCGCCGTGGCCTGCGCGGCATTCGCGGGCATTCCGCTCACGCATCGCGATCATGCGCAGTCGGTATGCCTGGCCACGGCACATGGCAAGGATGTGGCCGATACATTGAGCGGGTCAGTGCTCGCCAATGCGCGCCAGACGCTGGCCGTCTACATGGGCGTGGAAAAGCTGGAGATGCTTGCGGCGCAGCTGCTCGCGCACGGGCGCGCCGCGGATACGCCGGTGGCGCTGGTGGAAAACGGTACCTTGCCCCGGCAGCGCGTGGTCGCCGGCGTCCTGCGCGATCTGCCGGCGCTCGCCAAGCAGCATGCCGTCGCGACGCCCGCCTTGTTGATCGTGGGCGAAGTGGCCGCGTATGCGCGCGAACACACCTGGTTCGGCGAGCTGGTGGATGCGCCGAAGGGCGCGATGCCGTCAGTCGCCGAGGAAGCCTGCATGGAAGTTGCCTGAGCATGCGTGGCGTCTCGTTCCATGCGGAGGCGGTCGATGGGTGGGGGTAGCGCGCTCGAGCCTTCGCTGACCGGCCGCAGCGTCGCGGTGCCGGAATCGCGCGAGCTGGATGTGTTCGCCGCGTTGCTGGAGCGCCGCGGTGCGACGGTGCTGCGCTGCCCGCTCGTCGACATCCGCGATGCGCCGGACCCTGCGCCACTGCTCGACTGGCTGCGCATGTTCAATGCGGGCGGCTGTGACGACCTGGTGCTGTTCACTGGCGAAGGTCTGCGCCGGCTGCTCGGCGTGCTGGAGCGGCATGCGCCCGGCGAGCGTGCGCCTTTCGTCGAAAGGCTCGCGCAGGTGCGCATCGTCGCACGCGGTCCCAAGCCGGGCAGGGTGCTGCGCGAGCTGGGCCTGCGGCCGGACCTGATCGCGGACCCGGCCACCACGGCAGGTGTGATCGCCTGCCTCGGCGGACTCGACCTGCGCGGGCGCCGGGTGGGCGTGCAGCTCTATGGCACCGAGCCGAACGAGCCGCTGATGGCCTTTCTCGCTGGGGCGGGCGTGCAGGTCTTTCCGGTGGCTCCGTACCGTTATGCCGACGCGGCGGACGATGCGGAAGTCATGGCGCTGGTGGAGCGCATGCGCCAGGGAGCCGTCGATGCCATCGCATTCACCAGCCTGCAGCAGGTGGAGCGCCTGTTCCGGCTCGGGGAGGCGCAAGGGCAGGGCGCCGATGTGCGCGAGGCGTTGTCGCGCGCGGTGGTGGCCGCTGTCGGGCCACTGGTTGCCGAAGCCTTGGCGCGGCACGGTATCCATGCGCAGGTGGTGCCAGCCGGTAGCTATTACATGAAGCCGCTGGTGACGGCACTGACCGGCGCACTCGCGCGATAACACCGGGGCGGCGCGGCGTTTCCACGCACCAGGTGCGCAGAAACGCCGCGGCTCAGGCTCAGCGCAGTTCGACCACCACCAGGCCTTGTGGCGGCACGTCGATGCTCAGACGATCGTTGGGCAGCGGGAGCTGTTCCGGTGCGGCAAGCTTGCCCGCCTTGCGCAGTTCCTGGATCTGCTCGCGGCTCGGCCAGTCCGGACGGCCCATCTTGTCGAAGGCGGCAACGGCGTTGCCGTGGTCCTGGTCCAGGCGCCACGCCGTGGCCTGCGCACCGGCCTTCAGATGCTTC
It contains:
- a CDS encoding uroporphyrinogen-III synthase, which encodes MGGGSALEPSLTGRSVAVPESRELDVFAALLERRGATVLRCPLVDIRDAPDPAPLLDWLRMFNAGGCDDLVLFTGEGLRRLLGVLERHAPGERAPFVERLAQVRIVARGPKPGRVLRELGLRPDLIADPATTAGVIACLGGLDLRGRRVGVQLYGTEPNEPLMAFLAGAGVQVFPVAPYRYADAADDAEVMALVERMRQGAVDAIAFTSLQQVERLFRLGEAQGQGADVREALSRAVVAAVGPLVAEALARHGIHAQVVPAGSYYMKPLVTALTGALAR
- the cysG gene encoding siroheme synthase CysG, which gives rise to MKLYPLFADLKGLPVLVVGGGGVARRKVVALCEAGALVRVGAPQLEPELAAWADDGRIAWLRGAYESAWLDGVWLVVAATDDRELNARIAADAGERRIFANIVDDAALSRFHVPAIVDRSPLTIAISTAGAAPALASRLRETLERVVDHAFGELVRLAQRHRARITGRFVDLAERRGFYGWLHDGPVLSLLRRSRPLDAERALLGALQAPSGAAAKGSVVLVGAGPGHPGLLTLSALRALGEADVILHDQLVSADVLAMARRDAERIDVGKRCGGRHVKQEHTHQLMLMHARAGRRVVRLKGGDPFVFGRGGEELAFLRRHGVDVEIVPGVTAAVACAAFAGIPLTHRDHAQSVCLATAHGKDVADTLSGSVLANARQTLAVYMGVEKLEMLAAQLLAHGRAADTPVALVENGTLPRQRVVAGVLRDLPALAKQHAVATPALLIVGEVAAYAREHTWFGELVDAPKGAMPSVAEEACMEVA
- a CDS encoding molybdopterin-dependent oxidoreductase, with protein sequence MRGAASTTCPYCGVGCGVLAGVDAEGIARVKGDPAHASNHGRLCVKGAALGDTVGLEGRLLHPMLRGADGALQRAGWDEAIRRVADGFARIVAEHGPDAVAFYVSGQLLTEDYYVVNKLAKGYLGTANIDTNSRLCMSSAVAGHKRAFGEDVVPGCYEDLEQADVVVLVGSNTAWCHPVLFQRIAAARERREGPRLVVIDPRFTATCEPADLHLPIRPGTDVRLFNGLLSFLFRHGVIDPAFIDAHTDGFNQALAAAEAEAGDPAEVARRCGLQEADVLAFYRLFARHEKVVTLFSQGVNQSTSGTDKVNAIINCHLATARIGRSGMGPFSITGQPNAMGGREVGGLANMLAAHLELQDPVHRDIVQSYWQSPHVADKPGLKAVELFDAIGEGRVKAVWIMATNPVVSLPDADRVRAALARCELVVASDIVERTDTNAFAHVLLPALGWGEKNGTVTNSERRISRQRPFLSAPGEARADWRVVCDVARQMGFGHGFAFEHPRDIFVEHAGLTAFRNHEAATDGLPAALRRLHLGALARLDRQAYDALDPVQWPVTEAGSGTPRLFADGAFSHADGRARFVATVSRAPAHAVDREYPLVLNTGRIRDQWHTMTRTARSPRLTGHIGEPFVDMHPHDALRSGVRDGELARVSSRWGAMVARVRHGGGILAGSVFAPIHWSDQFASDARVGGVVNPAVDPVSGEPEFKHTPVRIEPFPVRWYGFALSRRPLPASALSYWTLIRGDRFLRYELANRERPADSEAWARAWLGVDDAQADWLAFEDRETGVYRAAHVRDGRIESCLFLAAQPHLPSRQWLSSLFGRERLDETDRMALLSGEPPGGGGDPGPVVCSCFGVGRNTICDAIRANDLDLPAQITAELRAGGNCGSCIPELRRLIAETRATTEA
- the nirD gene encoding nitrite reductase small subunit NirD encodes the protein MNQVLEETGWTTVCTIGDIVPEAGVCALVDGEQVAVFRVGGELYAIDNVDPCSGAAVLSRGLVGSLGERVVVASPIHKQHFDLRTGECLETPRHAVRTWRVRRQGDGVQVGRGGA